AAAAGTTTGTTCCGAACTACATCATATCACTTATGTAAATAATGTGTTTATCAATTAGTTCTTTTGAGCTAATCTATTtaatttgttaacaaaaaaaattgtaatatttaggatatataaataattatatttctgGTAATTAGGACTGCCTTTTAtgttttcggttcggtttcgatTCTTCAGATATATAATTTAGGCTCCGTTCAGATATTTCTTGGCTACTGCGTACGTGGATATTCGGATCTGAATATTATGTCTAGgcctaaaaaaatattatgcatGCAAAATGATTTGAATGAAACGTTCACGTTAATGAATCAACCAATTATGGCAAACACATACTAGCTACCCAAGCTATCTACATAACCAAGACTCACGGAGATTTAATTACGATTACTCTATTTCTTGAACGGGCTGCTAAAGTACATAATCGGACCTGAATTTTCTGATAACAACTACACATAGCGAATGGTTCAAGAATCTCTAGGGATTAAGATACCCCAACAAAAAGTGATACGCCGTATAATGTCTATACTAGGGAAGTTGAAAATGGAGAAGCACGCGAATAGTCTGTTGAATAAATATTCTTCGTCTGTCATTTATAACGGGTTATGTTATTTGTGtgcactacaacaaatatgtatattgttaGCATGAGATAAATGCTACGGAAATTGAAAATGGAGAAACACGCGAATAGTCTGTTGAAGAAATACTCTTCGTCTGTCATTTATAAAGGGTTATGTTGTTTGTGtgcactacaacaaatatgtatattgttaGCATGAGATAAATGCTACGGAAATTGAAAATGGAGAAACACGCGAATAGTCTGTTGAAGAAATACTCTTCGTCTGTCATTTATAAAGGGTTATGTTGTTTGTGtgcactacaacaaatatgtatattgttaGCATGAGATAAATGCTACGGAAATTGAAAATGGAGAAACACGCGAATAGTCTGTTGAAGAAATACTCTTCGTCTGTCATTTATAAAGGGTTATGTTGTTTGTGtgcactacaacaaatatgtatattgttaGCATGAGATAAATGctataatatgtaattcataGTTTTTTCACAAACGCTATGTTAGGCCACTGTTATTGTAGGTACCACACATATGATAGCGCAGAATTTGTATGCTTTTGTTGAAACACACCCGAACTGTTCTATGGCCGGACCGGCCATGGACCGCCCTGGGACGCTACGTGAAAACATTCACCAACGATCCGACCAAGATTCAAGAACACATTAGGACCCTTAGCCAGTCCGTCGGTGGCCTTTTTGACCGCATGGAACATCttttaggctttgcaacccttgagACATTCCAGACGTTGAGCCGACTTGGAAAAAGTCTATACCAGTTATTACTCGTACGAATATAAATCCGattgtattaaatatatataagagtttattacaaaacggttaccaaaaaaattatagagtTCGAATGGGCCTAGAGCCAAAGTTCggttacataataaaaacatactttattttacaaatagacACGAAAACTACTCCGGGGGTCCTAAtgttcaccacgccctctaaTTCTCTCTAAGGTTTCCTGCAAGATAAACACTTCAACGCAAGTAATCTtaaagattacttagtgagctcaagTTCCtgcaaaaacataataaatccCCAACCTCAAACcccaaaataacaaacaaacaagcaagcaatcaaacaagcaatcaacaagcaatcaagcaatcaatcaatcaaataatCAAAGATAGCATGCGGAAGTTAGTGAGCTAAGCAATAAAATCTAGCAAGCATTCAATCAACTACAAAACAATAAACTTgaataaaagcaaaagagtTTTAAGCAAGTTTTAATTTAAGGGCCCGGTATGCTTCCTCTCCTCATCACTCTGTGAACACCCGCGttgcaaccacaaaggcatgcaaccggAACATCACCTCGagctacaccgtcgtgtagacagcttCGACAAaggtagcgagcccagtaacctccgagcttCGTCCCCAACCCTACAACTCACGAACATGGGTTACATGAATGCGGCTGCATGTGGTACGGAAATAGTCTAAGGACAGCCATACCCTAGTCTTACTACGCTAGCCGGACTTTGTCGCTGACTACCCGCATTAAGACTTCAACATAtttgatacttgagtttttatggtttttaagctcataagATTTCAAGTATCCTTACTAAGTTACCACCTCTGCTACTAGAACATTTCGACCTAGCAGCCAGTGTAACTTCTGAACCAAGTTACCATCTCCAttactagaacatttcgaacTAGCAACGAGAGTAACCTCCCAacacatgcatttaaacaagaaagatCACAAATATAAATCAAGTAAAAAATGCAACTAAAAACTCCAAGCAAAACCGTTTACTAGAAGGAAGTCATTAGACTCCAACTAGATCGGTGAagtgtgcctgaactcacagatAACCAGCGAACTCCTAGACTGAGTAGACGGATTCTCTTGGCGATGTTCTTCTCTTGCTGCAATCGAGCTCCTTCTTTATGCAAAACTTGAGGGTGGTCGATAGTCTTGTCTTGCTCTTAGTCTTCCTTCACATTCTACTTCCCCTTTCGCTCTTCctatccttctctctctctctctctctctctctctctctctctctctctctctcttatttcttACTTTGCTTGGTgtgcaaaaagaagaagaggtgagCTTCCTTTTATTGAGAGTTTTGGGCGGTGGCACTCACGAATGCATGTTGACCGGGTGTTCATTTTTGATGCCACATAAATTGCTTGGTGAAAACACACAAGACTTGGCTAGAGAATGTCCTCTTCTCTTCTCGAAAATACTTGATGGAGACATGCATTACTTGGCTAAAGAATGTCCTCTTCTTCACCTTTGTCTGAAATTCTCATTTGCATGAAAGTTCATTGGTTACTtttcttaaaaagtaataattatgcTTTTCACTTTTTCTTACATGAAATCCCATTGGCTAATTAAGGAGATAAATTGTCCTTAATTTCCGGATTCTTGTCGGTTCGGCCAGCAATACCGCGGTGCAGTCGATGGTACGCGATGCGGCACAGATGATTCTGCGGTACGCCTCGGATTTGCGGTACGCCTCAGACGATTTCTGCGGTACGTCACTGTACTTGCGGTACGTCTCGGATGACTTCTACGGTACGTCACGGTACCATCGGCCATCTCTCGGCCATCTCTCGAACCAGAAACATTCTCTCAGACACTTCTTCGGCAATTCTTCCTCCTTCCTTCCTTGCCTTCTTCCAAGTCCTTTCTAGGCCCCTTTGGTCATGGGTTTTCATTTTGAATTTTACCCTATGGTGAGGGTTATTACATTCTCCCCGCCTTATTAGAATTCATCCTGAATTCCATAAGGATTTGATGGTcctgcttcgtcttcttccatgAAAAGTTGCGGGTACTTGGTTCGAATCCTATCTTCATCTTCCCATGTGGTGACCTTGCGGTTTTGCTTTCCCCAAAATACTTGAATTTGAGGAATGCTCCTGTTCTTCAGCTTTCGCGTCCTTCGTTCTCCGATTCCAAATGGTCCTTCGGGGTATGTGAGGTTCGTCTCTAATTCTTTGATAGGCTCGGGTACAATCATGTTAGGATCAGGAACATGCTTACGTAGTTGTGAAACGTGGAAGACTTTATGCAGTCGCATAACTTCTAGCATAGATAGCCAGTAGGCTACCTCTCCAACTCTTTTCTCGATCCGGTATGGTCCTATGAATCTCACTGCAAGCTTTCCAACTTTACCGAACCGATCCTTGCCTTTTTGAGGTGCAACCTTCAAGTATACCATATCTCCAACTTCAAATTCCACTTCTCGCCTCTTCTGGTCTGCGTACTTCTTCTGGCGGTCTTGTGCTCTCTTCATGTTCTCTCGGATGAACTTGATCTTCTATTGTCTCATCGATCAGCTTGTGGTTGAAACTCGTCATCTCTCCAACTTCTGTCCAACATAAGGGCGTTCGACAAGGTCTTCCGTACATTGCTTCGAATGATGACATGCCAATGCTTGAGTGATAGCTATTGTTATAGGCGAATTCAACAACCGGTAGATTCTTCTCCCAATCTGAAGACCACTCCAATCCGCATAGTCGAATCGTATCTTCTATGGTTCGGATAGTCCTTTCTGTCTGACCATCGGTCTCCGGGTGGAATGAGGTGCTAATATGAACATCTGTTCCTAGCGCTCTATGCAgatcccgccaaaatattgcttcaAACTTTGCATCACAGTCAGAGACGATATTGGCTGGCACTCCATGTAGTTTTAGGATTTCATCAATGTACTTCTCTGCTAGAATTGGTGCTTGATCTGTACTCCTTACTGAAACTAGGTGGGCGACCTTTGTTAAGAAATCGACCACTGCCCATACTGCGTCGTTGATTCGTCCTGGTCTTGTTGGTAGTCCGGTGAAGAAATCCATCAAGATAGACTTCCACATCCACGTTGGTATGGGCAGGTTGCAAAGTAATCCTGCTGGTACTTGGTGCTCCACCTTGACTCTTTGACATGAATCACACTGGTTCACCCAATTTGCTACTGATCGCTTCAATCCAGGCCTATGGTAATACCTGCGCACGTCTTTGTACATCTTGGTACTACCAGGGTGGATACTTAATGCTGAACTGTGGGCTGCTCTTAGGATCTCCTGTCGCAGTCCGATCCGGTCAGGTACGGTGATTCTCCCACTATGAAGTAAGGTGCCGTCATCTGCTAAGTGATAACCACTAGCATTCGGTCCGTCTAAACTTCTCAattcttcaacaatcttttttaGGTTCTCATGCTTGGGCAGCTCTTCGCGGATTCGTTAAACTAGACATGCTTGAGTTACGGCTTGTGAAACCCAATGGTTCACTAGATTCTCCTTCTAAGGCTAAAAGCCTTACCTTCTTCAACTCGTCGGCTAGAGACTCTACGTCTCTCTCGACATCGACCTCTACTTTCCGGCGGCTTAATGCATCTGCCACTACATTCGCTTTACCTGGATGGTACTGGATCTTCAAGTCGTAATCGGcaatgaactccatccatcttcACTGGCGCAAATTGAGGTCTGGTTGCGTGAACAAGTATTTAAGACTTTGGTGATCCGTAAATACCTGAACTGCTTCTCCGTATAGGTGTGATCTCCATATCCTTAACGCGAATACCATGGCTGCCATCTCTCGTTAGCAATCTGTTTAtgctataatatattatgttatagcgggtttttttttttaagaattatgtGATCACTCATTATGACTGTTATGATAGATGAATGATTCTAATATAGCAGGATTTTAGATGCGATTATAAGTGTTTTGAGAACATTGGTTTCTTGTTATCTTGAAATTGACCCGAAACCTGTATTATTAAATCCCCTAATTCACCATGTGATAATTCCCAATCCAACATAATGCATAATACAAAGACAAGTTTTCAATCCATAAGGAACAAGACAAGTCTGAAGATAAAAAGCAAATCCATAAGAAAGAATGTAAGTCATGGTTAATTTAAGACATGATGATCACTTTTTCCTCTGGCCATGCAATGACTGTGCCAAAGGCATCCTCCAGGTATGTCGTGTCCATTGTAAGCCTCCATATGAACGTGTCAGGTTGACATACTGAATCCGCGAATACTTGAACAGCTTTTGGCCCAATAGGAAGACCATTAACTAATGCAGATGGTTCTTGTGTGTGCCAAAGACTCTCAACAACAATCAATTCATCCATAGACAAATCCAGTAGTTGACATTTGTTCAGGGAACTTCCATTTAGGTCCTGTCATACACATTCACAAAAACACAATTCCAATAAGAATATAGTAAATGACAATAAATTGTCTGGAAAGGACAATAAATTTTACCCTCGGCGCAATGTCTTCTATTTGGACCTCTTTATCCAAAAGTACCTGTCTGGATCTTTAAAGTCAAATAGACGCttgcaaaaaaatttcttctctATCTTGGACAAAGACCAAGGTGCTGCGGGAAGGTAGGTTCTCTTTCCTTGGATGTTAGGATGCAATTCCTTCCTTATACCGATATCTTCCAGATCTTTACGAGCATTGAGACCGTCCTTAGATTTACCACAATGCAACAATGTAGAGACAATGCTTGCAGCCACATTTTTCTCTACATGCATTACATCCAAATTATGCCTTACCGGAAGATCTTACACAACACAGTTACAGTTCATAAAAATCTCAACTTAAACATagcttaattaatcaaaaaaaaaaaattaataaacataccTCCAAATAAGCCAgtttaaaaaacattgatatttTCTTCCATCTTGACAACTTCTCCTGGTCTACTTCtacttcctcatcttcctcagATTCACTGGATACATTCTCATTATCAGATACTGATTCCATACAGTTAGACCTTTTTCTCTTCCTCCCAGAGTCTTTCACATTTCCAAACTCGTTTTTGAAGTTTTTCAGATTCTGAGATATCTCACGACCTGTTAAAATTCTTGCCTTCCTCCCATGTTCAATTTTTCCATCAAACCAAGTCTTCTtctccctatatatatgtgttggtGTCAGACCCTTTATGTGACACATATACACATGCTTTCTGCTGAACTTCAACCACTTACTATCTGTGTTTTTACCACAAATGGGACAGCCCATTTTCAGCAAGGTTAGCATTATGTTCTCTCTCTTCATACATAGGTGAGGAGGCATATTATAGTTCACTAACAGAACAGGCCAGCAACTATACTTAGTATTCTGCATGTTGAACGGATTAAAACCATCAGTGGATAGTCCAAGCCGTAAGTTCCTCTCTTCGGCTGCAGATGAAGGATACTTGTCATTCATCTATCTCATGTAACAGAATCCACAGGATGCCGGAGTTTGCCATCACTGCTCTTGTTACTAAAATGCCACCTTAAATCCTTGGCCATTTCCTCAGACCTGAACATTCTCTTCAGCATTGGGATTATCGGAAAGTACCGTAATACTTTCTGTGGTACACCTTTCTTTAATTCACTAGTGTGCGTATTTATCGTCCACCGTGAAGCATTGCAATTGGGACAATTGTCTagcttcttgtacttctttctAAACAGACAGCAGTCATTAACACATGCATACATATTTTTATACCTCATATCAAAGCtcttaagaatttttttaacatcataAAATGATGTGTGAAGCACATTATCCTTGGGCAACATGTTTGGCAATGTCTCCAGCAGTTCACTGAAGCTCTTGTCAGACCAGCCATTATGTGTCTTAAGCCTGAACAAAGACACAATAGCCGATagcttgttgttgtttgaaCATCTTTGATATAATAGCGTTCTAGAAATTGCAAGCTTTGCAAGGAactcatcttctctcttgtccTCACCCTCTGCAATCTCAACTAAGTCACCATCTACAATCTTACCTGAGTCACCCTTACCCTTACTCGCCAACTCTTTATCAGTATATTCAGCTGctttatataactaaaaatttcCTCATTCCACTGATTTAGTTTGCTATCACTATCGACCACTAAGTTCACGtctccatgatgataccaatcgTTTTGCAGCTTGTAACCCTCATCCATCGCCCTAGTTACAAGATGATCAACCACGTCACTGCCTGATTTGCGTTCTACATTACGACAGTCTTTGCAGGGACATTTCATCATATCAATGTCCCCTAACGCTGCAGTCACATCCCGTACAAATTTCCGAGCGCCTCTCTCATAAATAGGATCGGCTCTTCAATGAGTAAGAAATGGGACAGAATAAAGAACTGGGGAAAGTATCCAAACCCCAACTGAAACCTaacctatataaattaattccTTACATGCATAGATGcacccatgccttgtccaacattataTGTTCTAATCTTAATTAAAACCTTATAACAACATTTCAAACCAAAGCAACATAAAAAAGTGTTccacataaataaataactcaATCTCATACCACTGCAAATACGCCAGAAAACAATTACagccacaaaacaaaaacaaaaaaaccaaaacaaaacaacaacaatcacaacCAAAGAATAACCATAATATTTGGTCGAAGGGACTAACCTGCACTGTTGAGTACAACAAAAGTAAGCTACAGTTCCCCAATGGCAGCAACCACAAACACTTGACAAATAGCAAAACATATCCAATTAGATATGCATGTTTCGATAagctttgaaatttgaaaattcttaaaatccctaatttgaatcaaatccctAACTCTCATAATCTgaaatttgaatcaaatccctAGTTCTCATAATCCGAAATTTGAGTCAAATCCCTAATTTGAAAATTCCCAAAATTCCTAGTTTGGATCAAATCTCAGATCGatgataaaccctaaaatcgataATTTCAATCCGTGAgagtaagaagaaagaaggaaattagagtaaagaagaaagacatgccTTCGATTCAAACTCACTGACAGCTGGGCTGGAGAATCTGTCTGCAGAGGAGCACAAATCTATGGCCGGCGACAGTATTAGGGATTCGTCGTAAAAATAGAAGAGAATCACAGAGAAATTAGGCGTGTGTTGTTTTGCTGTTTTGCTCGAGAGTGTTAGGTTTTGCTCGGGAGTGTTGTTTTGTTCGACAGTGTTAGGTTGAGTGAACAAATGTTGTTTTGTTCGACAATGTTAGGCGCTTATGTGAAATAATTCGGCTCACGGCTTGTGGAATAAGATTTTTTAGATTCCAGCTTAAGGATTTTATAGCATAGCGTTTATATTGAACTATTAGAAAGTGACCCAAAAAGATAATCATCTTTTATAGCAGTTCATGAAAATGTGCTATCCTCTACTGCTATCAATGtagatatttgttgtagtggtgTGAAAACATAGTCGCGTGTAACTTTTGTGGAGTGAGAGTATTGCTCTAGCTGCATCTAGGGATTCTTACAGTTACCGTTACTGATTGAATCATTCTGTTATCGATAATAAAGATACAGGCCCGGACCATAGCTGAAACTCAACAAGCAAGGGTTTCAGGAAGCagagtttatatataattttagggGAATCAATGTAAAGAATAGTCTGTAGTCTAGTGGTTCAACTGTTCAAGTGATGTACCCGGCTTTGGATCCCCTCGATTGTAATCCAATAAGAGAAAATTATCAGATCTGCCATGTACAGTGACAAACATTGTCACCAATGCCATTTTCTCTTCACTCTTTTCCCGTCTGCCACATAGCTATTATCAAATAACCATTATACCCcttatctcattttttttattcaaaattattatttttttctttgtatctaGAACAAAGTCTCTCTCCTCATAACTCtcgatttttctctttttaccaacttttcatcttcttcttcttcaatattaaACTGTCATCTGAATCTCCCATTTCTCTGAGTTCTCCTGCAGTCATGCAGTCAATTCTACTATGTTTGAATCCTTCGACTGCTCCACCTCCGTCCGTCATGGCCCGCGAAACATCTGAGACGAGTTCCTAAGTTGAAACCTTCGTCTTGTCCGCTTGCCTCCTCCATAACAGTCAAAACCGCTAGGTCTAGTTCCAGAGTTCTTCTATCTAATAATAGGCAAGCAAAATCGTAGGTCTGCAGATCCGGTGGACCAAATCCAGCTGCCCAGATCCGGTGGACCAGATCTAGCCGCCCAGGTTTTTGTCTATCCCTATTATGTATTTTGTTCTCTTGAGTAGACTATATCTGTTTGGTCATGATAACAATAGATCTTGTCCACACTACAGGTCTGCAGATCCCGTGTCCGGGGGACCAAATCCAGCCAACCACGTTTTTGTccaccaatatcaaatttgTCCACACTGCAGGATCCGCTGTCCGATGGACCATGTCCAGTCTAAcaggtttttgtccaccactatcATGTCCTTTGTTCTCTTGAGTTGGATCATATCCGTTTGATCATGCGTTTTTTGTCCATCGCTAACAAAAAATGTGTCTACACTGCAGGTCTATAAATCCAAAGGACCACATCTATCAGCCAaagtttttgtccaccactattATGTCCTTCGTATCTTGAGTTGACCATAGTCAATGTTTGGTCTCACGATTCATGGACTATAAATACAGGCCAACAACAAAGGACAACAATAAAGGCCAAATTGTGGACTAAAAATACAGGACATCAAATTGTggactaaaaatatatatgagaaaacaTGTCCATAGTTAATGTTGTCCACCGTATAAACTGTAatatctcataccaaacaattaatcactagcttatttctccttttttcttacAAGGGtaaatttgtctttttatttatgccACAAAGGTGAAAAGTGGCACttctcataagaaaaataaaaactggcATTTCTaacaacttttgttttaaaaatggcATTTGTGGCTAAATTCCCATCCAATAAtcccattttttcttcttttcccccaaaaaataaattttttcattattcttaaaaaaaacgaTTTTACTAATATTCTTTTGTTAGATTGCTTAAACTTAAATAATTGTTTacttaataatataactaatattttttttgtcttcttctatttctcttttttttctcaagtttgCCAATAATATCTAtggtttatttttattcttataaaTGATAAAAGTGGAAATTTTAGATAAAGTAATTGGTGTATAGTTGTATCTGTCTGTTTTGCTTGtcaacatatgttttttttggtgaaacacAGCGGTTAAAACCCCCATGATTTATTGAAAAAGAACTAAAACCCTTATACACAAACCCGTCTACGGCACCTAGTGCCATTAACATCGTCATTTAACAAAGACTCAACTACAATAGGAGCTGTCGTAAAAACATGCCAACCAAGAGGTAGAGAGAATGCATAGTTAGCTAAACCATCTGCTAAGCGGTTAGCTTCTCTATATACATGTTTAACACGGACTATCCTGTCCCTTACAAGAAAGCCATGGTACATCCGCACCAAGAACGACATGGGATGAGACTCGCCTGTCTCTTGTTTCAGAAAACCCACGACTGTCTCCGAATCCACCTCCAGCTCAATTCACTGAACCTGTATCCCCCACGCATATATACAAGCCATAATACACGCTTGTCAACATATGTTTATATTCAATTTTAGTAAACATATTAAGCATTATGTCATTTTACCAtgctaaaaatatttttggggcATCACTTCTTAGTTCGCTTTAGGCATCATATATCTTCGAGCTGGCACTGTAAAGATATTACACTTTCTTTCTTATCAAAAAGCTTACTGACCATCTTGACTCTTTATATGTCCTAACGGTATGAATCGATATTAACAGTATCACCGAATGTACCTAAACGCTCACAGTTTCACTCTTTTACTCTAACTCTTGCtttttctctatattattgTCCAAGACTCCAAAGCACAAAATGGGCACTAATTAAGGGTATTAGATGAGTTATAGGCGAAGTGGAGCAATGAGTCATTAAGGCATGTCTCACTTACTTATTGGTAATGTTCCTATATCAGGAGACATCGATTAGTACTTATTGTAACAAGTGTTCTCGCAGACGTTTAGATTTGGAGTGCTTACTTAATTTTCTATGTCTAGATAACCTAATTATACAGCTCTCGCGCATGTAATCACGCGGCTAAAAGCGTTCAAATCTGGTTCAATTTGTTAAAGAAGCTTTACAACTAATCATTCTTATTTGTGGTGGGTTTTTTTCACTAAATTAAGGGTGTGGACTGTGGTGGTTGGGTATGTTTAGAATCAGATCTTttcaataaaactatatattataagtaattttcaaaatcagaaatgttggatatgggtttcaccCAACCTTAACAGG
The Camelina sativa cultivar DH55 chromosome 15, Cs, whole genome shotgun sequence DNA segment above includes these coding regions:
- the LOC109129134 gene encoding uncharacterized protein LOC109129134 encodes the protein MVYLKVAPQKGKDRFGKVGKLAVRFIGPYRIEKRVGEVAYWLSMLEVMRLHKVFHVSQLRKHVPDPNMIVPEPIKELETNLTYPEGPFGIGERRTRKLKNRSIPQIQVFWGKQNRKVTTWEDEDRIRTKYPQLFMEEDEAGPSNPYGIQDEF